One Ahaetulla prasina isolate Xishuangbanna chromosome 1, ASM2864084v1, whole genome shotgun sequence DNA window includes the following coding sequences:
- the DHRS13 gene encoding dehydrogenase/reductase SDR family member 13 isoform X2 codes for MEAAGALAAGAALLLGLYGLLYYYLVAATWCRNAVSLRGKTVLITGGNAGIGKATAVDLARRGARVILACRDKARGESAVYDIRRESGNSEVILMILDLGSLNSVRAFAQTFLESEPRLDILINNAGVFQAGQTADGFDLAFQVNHLGHFLLTHLLLDRLKRCAPSRVIILSSSAHKYGKIDFRTIHKPVEGLWKALHSYGSSKLANILHARELANRLEGTNITCYAVHPGVVKTKITRFYPRWIIWLGWFMRLFIRDCEAGAQTSIYCATEEGIERLSGQYFVDCQPKVPSSPACDEQLAKKLWEFSERLLGLTS; via the exons ATGGAGGCGGCGGGGGCGCTGGCGGCGGGGGCGGCGCTGCTGCTGGGGCTCTACGGGCTCCTCTACTACTACTTGGTGGCGGCCACCTGGTGCCGGAACGCGGTCAGCCTGCGGGGCAAGACGGTGCTCATCACAG GTGGAAATGCAGGGATCGGGAAGGCCACAGCGGTGGATCTGGCCCGGAGAGGCGCCCGTGTCATTCTGGCATGCCGCGACAAAGCGAGAGGAGAATCGGCCGTGTACGACATTAGACGG GAAAGTGGGAACTCGGAGGTGATCCTGATGATCCTGGATCTGGGCAGCCTGAACTCCGTGAGAGCTTTTGCGCAGACCTTCTTGGAATCGGAGCCCCGTCTGGACATCCTCATCAACAACGCAG GGGTCTTCCAGGCTGGCCAAACGGCTGATGGCTTTGACCTGGCCTTCCAGGTCAAccacttgggccacttcctgctGACCCACCTGCTCCTGGACCGGCTGAAGCGCTGCGCCCCGAGCCGGGTTATAATTCTGTCCTCAAGTGCACACAAGTATGGGAAGATTGACTTTCGGACCATCCACAAACCAGTGGAGGGATTGTGGAAAGCTCTACATTCATACGGTAGCAGCAAACTAGCCAACATTCTCCATGCGAGAGAGTTGGCCAACCGGCTAGAAGGAACCAACATCACCTGCTATGCGGTTCATCCAG GAGTTGTTAAAACCAAAATTACTCGCTTCTATCCCCGGTGGATAATTTGGTTGGGTTGGTTCATGAGGCTGTTCATCCGAGACTGCGAAGCTGGTGCCCAGACCTCCATCTACTGTGCCACCGAGGAGGGCATCGAGAGGCTGAGCGGGCAGTATTTCGTGGACTGCCAGCCGAAGGTGCCCAGTTCGCCGGCTTGTGATGAGCAGCTGGCTAAGAAGCTCTGGGAATTCAGCGAGAGGCTGCTGGGATTGACCAGCTaa